atggattggatgagggagctgagctcccatttattattatgttgatgagtgtgtggagggtgagttgagctccccaattgactatatattgtgtttacaggtcgggtgagtcgaaaactccccgttggtatgtccattttatggccggactctgtccgtttgttttcttgatattgggcccaaatgggccttagagttgggttaatgaacagttaggcttactacgggcctcgggggctttaggctggcccaggtcctagtgccggtccggcccataggttgggtcgtgacagctgcaaactctcttcggtgccttcatttcatctccctagatagatttttattgttttatttcttttacatgattttcttttttactgtttttatcttttattatgatgtttgctgaactcaccatgagtgagtagttttctcatTCTgaatttgggagagtaatgcttgtaattattattatggatgaacactaagttttatttattagatttgagattcgttccttgatttaatttcttgtgatcttaatgcatgctatgtgctggacccacttagccatgattatagatgttaattgaaggattgaaaggtgaagattaatattagaaaatcaagatcttgaacctagaattttgacctagacataggctgatacctttgtgaaactttaaaattggtcaaagatcttaaaggattttaattaatttgatcaccatgaaagtaaggtttgagttaattaaaatacaccctagatgccttgagagaggatttaggataacttaggactgatttccatcaaggcaaacaaTCCTCAATCTAGTAAATAAATGAGGTAACAtgcctagtaagattcaagtgtgaaatcttaattccagaattatttcaaataaatcatttcgttttaagtttaccattttagtgtttaaggttaacaaacttcattccctaagtattcgataggctagacagtcaaaattattgtgtagattggtacttgctaatcagattcctcgtgggaacgatactctactcattactttattacttgttagtgatccgtgcacttgcggggttgtaaaaccaggcaaACAATCTCCTGTCATAGATTTTAGATGTGAAGAATGTCTCCTTGAGACAATCTTTCTTTCAAATATTTCCAAGCATCCACTACCTTATCAATCCATAAAATACTTTGAGTGAAGGATGGAGAAAAGGAATGAGTGATCCAAGAGAGAACCATGATGTTGCACCTCTCCCAAGTTGAATACAATGGATCTATAATTGATGAAACTTTGTAGCACCATCAACAAATTTTTGTTTAGGACCAGTAAGCACCTAAGAGACCAATATCAATGTCGGATTCTCATTCGAATGCAAGAAGTATGTACTCGAAGGATTGAAGGTTGGATCATTGAGCTGATTCGCACTTCCAATACCTTGATTCACAGTAGTAGCCATAGCAAAAGCTTAAGGATTACAAAGAACTAGAATAACAAAAAAATTGATAAGAGAAGAAAATTAGAAATGCTTTGATATACCATATAAAAAATTGTGAGAAAATGCTAATTGCTATTACTGAGTTGATGAGAAAACAGAGCCAGATGATTGACATATATACAAGCTGAGCTAAacaaaattacagttactaaaaCTAGCACTAATAGCTCCTACAATAGAAAATAACTTTCTAACGTCTTGCAAACTGTCTCTTAACCTCCTAACTAACTTTTGGTGCCTTTCCTTTATGATATAAGAGAATGAGCTACTAAATTAACTTGTCACCGAATCTAAATCAAGATTAGATCCTTGTGATAATACTTGTTAACAATCATGAAGTTTCTACCCAAGTTCACACAAGTCCTCTTCTAAAGACTGTATAGCAACAACGTCTCTTCAATCCATCTCGATATCACATCATGCATATTAATATTATGTAGCTTTGAAAAGATTTATATGTTTTTGCAGTTAGGCCTATATATTATGTGCAttatattaaaatcaaataggTCATTCATTTAAAAagaagaatttatttatttcaatcattgcGTTAATTATTAgagtttaataattatatataatcaataattaaaagataaaacttaataattaaaaatatttattttcaataatataattataatgttAAATCATGAAATATTGCTTTAAAAAATTATTCTAAAAATTATGTATACTAAATATTCGAAATCAATTATTAGATCCTTTGTTTGAATAATTTAAtcttaattgataaaaaaaaattctaaattaattattgaacactCAACTGAATGGACACTAAaactttataataaaattaacacCTACGATTTGCTAAAAGTAAAACTTATTAATACAAAAGGTGCACTCAACTATCGGTAAGGAGGCCACTTTTAGATGGAAACTAAGTAGGAAGAAAATAACATCTCTGAAACTTTTCATTTGAGTTTCTGAACTGTCTTTACGTAATTGAcagcttaataataataatagtaagttTTTTCTGTCAtgttcaaagcatataaactatTTTAATACATATAACTCAAATTTAAATAGctattttacttaaaaatttaactaTAAAAGAATTCCAAACactcaaataaatttttttaaaaaataccaATACTGAAATATTAGTATCACAaataaaaatttacttattaaaatGTGAAGCTAAGATTGAGTTTACAGAGTGTGGTCCATCAACATACTCTCACGCTTCAACCCAAGTAACTGTATTGCgttttacaaataaaaataaataaataaataaatcttagGTGTACTCCTCACGCTACGCCCCTCATCTTGAAGTGGCCACTCTTTTTGTGCCATGTGGCAATCCAAAATCCAAACTGCAAGAGATGACCACTAAGCTTCTCCATACCTCTTTCTATCACAAATGCCATGGGGTTGGGGAATTGAGTTTACCCTCAATGGATTGGTTTATTTCCTTTCATGCCCCTTATGCTTAGTTGCATTCCTACCTAAATATTACCTCCGAATTTGTCCAAAACTAGGGGTAGTCACAGAAACCCATAAAACAATAAACAAAGAAGACAAATCAGCCTCCCATCACCAGGCAAGGCCACTCCAGTTTTTCTTTCCCATACACGCTGCCATCTGTTTTTCCTTTTGGTATTTTTGCATAAATTTTCCATTTGATGTGTCCACACACAAGCTATTGATAATCGCCAAAGCCCAATTCAATACTCTCACTTCCATTCTCAAGAAATGGCAATTTGCACAGTTTACACTTCCCAGTCTCTCAATTCAACATGTTCAATTTACACACCAGGAAAAACCCACTTCGGATTTAACCAAAAACATCTTGTGTTCTATAGCAGTAGCAAGAGAACCAACAGGAAAGCTTCCACTGGTGTAATAACCTGCTCAGCAGAGGACTCACAGACTATTGTGATTGGTCTAGCAGCAGACTCTGGGTGTGGCAAGAGTACCTTCATGAGGAGGCTAACTAGCGTGTTTGCTGGTGCAGCAGAGCCACCAAAAGGAGGCAATCCTGATTCAAACACACTCATAAGTGACACAACTACTGTGATATGTTTAGATGATTATCACTCACTGGATAGGACAGGAAGAAAGGAAAAAGGGGTAACAGCACTTGACCCGAGAGCCAATAATTTTGATCTCATGTATGAGCAAGTTAAAGCCCTTAAAGATGGGATTGCTGTTGACAAACCTATCTATAATCATGTTACTGGTCTCCTGGATCCTCCTGAACTCATCAAGCCTCCTAAGATCCTTGTTATTGAAGGTCTTCACCCAATGTAAGCCTCCTAAGATTCTCTCTATCTCTTTGTGCCAGACATGAGaactttggattttcttaatctgCATATATTTCCTTTTGTTGAGTCTAATTTGGACTGGATTAGAATTATTAACCTCAGAGTCCTGGTGTAATGCTTTAGTACCACTGTGTCAAGGCTCAATTAATCAAAATGTTCTTATTGGAAAAGAAGATCCcatgaaatttaatttgaaaattcttGTCAAACTTAAGCGTCACATGAAAATTGTGAAAGCATCATCAAAAGTTTGTATTATGTGATCTTTGACTTATATGCAATGTGTGTGTAGGTTTGATGAACGTGTAAGGGACCTCTTAGACTTCAGCATCTATTTGGACATAAGCAATGAGGTTAAATTTGCATGGAAAATTCAGGTAATACATTTCACTTTTCTGAGACTTTAATTTCAACCATTTGCCTGTGTGACCTTGCAATGCTAGAATTAATTAATTGCAGAGGGACATGGCAGAGCGAGGACACAGTCTTGAAAGCATTAAAGCCAGTATTGAAGCACGCAAGCCTGACTTCGATGCTTATATTGGTAAATATATTATGATTAATTATCTACTCACGAGTATATATTCTGGAGATAACTTCACACGTGTGGTTTCGCGGACTGACACCTAAGAGAacgaaattttttattataaaaatacctCAATATTTACTTTATTGCAATATTACTTTTATCATTAACGTCAAGTTGACGTGGCaggttatattataaaatttctcATTACAATGTCCTTGCCACATTAACAAAGAgaagagaattaaaaaaaaaaactcgaaGTACCATTTCGATGAaaacaaaaatttttttaataaaattacatgATAAATTTGTGAagttatatctatatatatatatataaaattttattatatataaaatttttggagACTCAAATGGTCAATGTGCGAACATCATAACTTAAGTGCCCTTTTCCAAACTTTAAGTTATATTGTATTATTTATATTGAGATGAACATATCTGTGAGCGCAAAACAAAACTAACCCACTGAAATTGGGCACACTGGGCCCTGTTTGGGACAATATGTAATTGAAATCCATATTGGTGCAGATCCACAAAAGCAATATGCTGATGCTGTGATTGAAGTGCTGCCAACCCAACTGATTCCGGGTGACAATGAGGGGAAAGTTTTAAGAGTTAGACTGATAATGAAAGAAAGAGTCAAGTATCTCAGCCCTGTTTACTTATTTGATGAAGGCTCCACCATCCTATGGATACCCTGTGGCAGGAAGCTCACTTGCTCTTACCCTGGCATCAAATTCTTATACGGCcctgaaacttattttggccatgagGTATATATCTTGCATTTCCATCACCATTCTTTCATCTAATCCAATGTTtagtgttattattattattattattattattattattatttagctgGATTGGGACTTAGCTCATTGGTCTAATCCAAGGATTTTTAATTACTTCGGATGAAAAATAGAGAAATTTATAACATTTGTGATGTAGTGCTCTCATTCACAAAAATATAAGTCCTTCATGAAATaagaagagtaaatatcatataATTGTATAGCAAAGGCGGAAAGGGTGGCAATGATTTCCATTTAATTAGTATCTCAAATTCTTAGTTGGCCTTCCAAATATTTGTAAAAGATCTTCAATATGTAtagtaaattttaattttcattaattggccattaataatatataatttatttattatgatttaaattgaagTATCAAAATTATTTAATTGTCATTAAATGAGTACAACAGTGtaactaaaaaaaattaactattcatacttttatatttataaattaaaacttgATTGGtagtttttatttaaaaattaaataaaattaaatttaataatttccatCTTATTCTATgggtataaattattttctttgtcTTCCCTCTCATTTAACTCTCTCATTTATGacattcaaattaaaaataaattattttatttgtatttGACAATTACAAAAGTTAGTATTCTCAACTCTCATGCAAATTTTGGATTAATCAAGTTAAATATACATTTATTTTTGTATAATATGTTTATTTTGCCATGTTACTAATATCTATTTttaatatttctttaattttaatgattgTTATTTTTTTAGTCTTATACTATTATGCATATTTTACTTTTGACTCTGAATTTTATGCAAAAATTTGGTATAACATTTTGATGTGGGCCgatatttttttattcaaataatagaatttgtattatgaaattatataataattagcaTAGAAGTTTTGTTAAAATTTAACTGATAAAAATTCTTATAGTTTAATATTGTGTTATTTTTATCCACTATATGTTTTATGCGCtttatatatagataatgcattctAGTTGATCCCTAAATAAAAACTTTTTAGTTATGCTCTTGAGTGAGATTGCATATATACTGAGTGTACTAAATAACCACCCTAAAAAAATAATGCTTATAAAGAGTGGTTATTGTGTTGTCTAGGTATCAGTATTGGAGATGGATGGGCAATTCGACAGATTAGATGAGCTCATCTATGTAGAAAGCCATCTAAGCAACATCTCCACCAAGTTCTATGGAGAAGTTACCCAACAAATGTTGAAGCATGCGGATTTCCCTGGAAGTAACAATGGAACAGGTTTGTTCCAAACAATTATCGGGTTAAAAATAAGAGATCTCTATGAGCAAGTcattgtcagcaagtcaaagactCCTATAGAAGCGAAAGCCTAATTCATCAATTGCCTGCCTTGAATACTGAACAAGGCACTTGCATTCTCTAAATTCCACcaccttttctttcttttcattttccCCCATTGTTTTTGAGTTTTAGGGGCTATTCCTCATAAGAATGAGAAACACTTGTGTACCTATTTGGTGTTGTAATTCTGTGGAGATTTGTGTAATATAGGTAAATCGAAAGCCAGCAGAGATGAAATTTAGTTTAAGGCTTTTCAACAAAACCACAACATTTAGGTATTATTTTTTGTGTTCACTTCATCGCTTTTCTTGCATCACTTATTTATACAAATGTGTTGGCTACTTTATTAATGATCTATGACATTGTTCTCCGTCTTATTCTGTAGGTATAGCATAGTAACATCCTAACGATTTAGTTTTGGTTTCCATCTTATTCTATAGGtacaatatctttttttttttttttcttcccttcCATTAAGCTTTCTCTTTTTTATGATattcaaattaatatatatatatataaactcatgtaaattttggattgattaatttaaatatacATTTATTTTTATCTGATAGGTTTACGTTGTTATTTTACTAATATCTATTTTTtgtatttctttaattttaatgattgTTATTTTTTTAATCGTATACTATTATGCCATATAGTGTAACTACtcaaagtttatatatatattatggctTTTGGCTTTATGAATTTTATATAAGAATTTGATATCATACTTTGGTgcaggttttttttttaaataatagaatttatattataaaattatataataatcaaaactataattatgtatatttaaaaattatacacTACTGATGTGTTGTGGTTGgtctcaaaataaaaattttctggtTCTATCCTTATTGAGAGTGTATATACACCGAGTGTAGTAAATGATCACCCAAACAAATAATGCTTAGAAAGAGTGGTTATTGTGTTATTTAGGTTTTGGTATTGGAGATGAATGGGCAATTGAACAGATTAGATGAGCTCATCTACATAAAAAAGCCATCTAAGCAACATTTCCACCAATTTCTATGGAGAAGTTACCTGGCAAATGTTGAAGCATGCAGATTTACCGAGAAGTAACACTGGAACTAGTCTCTTCCAAACAATTATCGGGTTGAAAATAAGAGATCTCTACGAGGAAATTATTGCTAGCAAGTCAAAGTCTCCTGTAGAAGCAAAAGCCTAATTCATTAATTGGTTGCTTTGAATACTGAACAAGGCACTCTCATTCTCTAAATTCTACTaccttttcttccttttttttccaCTGTTCTGCGTTTTTGGCTATTCCTCATAAGAATGAGAAAAACTTGTGTACCTATTTGGTGTTGTAATTCTGTGGAGATTTCTgcaatatagattaattaaaaaGTATCAGAGATGAAATTCAGTTTAAGATGTTTCAACAAGATCCTAacgtttttgtaacaccctcactgtatcaattccgtacattctactgtttaggtgaccggtgtcggtccgaacagctagaacatctagaaaaatatttagactaaagtgaggagtcataattaactcaaatattaataagaaaaattttagaaataaaatacaattaagctAAATTAgctggtgccctagtgatgggtaacccagtgggaagttgcggtcctcgtaactaggagctcaaaacccaggagaaaattcatgaaataatttttgagactctaaagaagagtcattgaggttataatggcattagaatgccaagaaaatacttagaaaatttttgagatcggtacagacaattttggctcaataagccaaacggagggcattttgatcatttcgtctttagagatgatttttggccaacttgtccagttaaataaataatttgtataacataaaatatgaataaatattgctaaaaattgaattgaaattaagtagaaaagaaaagaaaggaaaaatgaagaaaaattgaattttGATATCACATGATGCCATTAAACCATtttcaccaatcacatttaactaagcccacttaaaacaaataaaaagagataaaatgggagaaaaacaagaaaagaaaatatgctTTCTTCTTCCTTAGCTATACCAGCCGAAATCCATCTctattcctccattaaagctttatcaAGCTTTATACCTCACTCCATTTCACCTCAAAATCCCTCACTCTCTTCACTAAACTTTTTCCTCACCCCTTAAACTATCTccagccagcaaaaagaagaaggaaaaggaaggttttgcaagcttgggagttagcttcaataaggttagtgccaatttaattgcataatagttgtgtatggctgccattgaatatgaTTTTGGTGCTTTAATTCATGGATTgcatgtatatagagaattgaaattgttggaattagggtttgggaaaaacctagggttttgctcatttattagtgaaaggaaattctaatagtcaattagtgaccatttggttatgtttgagtaggaattgaagtgaattgtgcca
The Hevea brasiliensis isolate MT/VB/25A 57/8 chromosome 15, ASM3005281v1, whole genome shotgun sequence genome window above contains:
- the LOC110671728 gene encoding phosphoribulokinase, chloroplastic, with translation MAICTVYTSQSLNSTCSIYTPGKTHFGFNQKHLVFYSSSKRTNRKASTGVITCSAEDSQTIVIGLAADSGCGKSTFMRRLTSVFAGAAEPPKGGNPDSNTLISDTTTVICLDDYHSLDRTGRKEKGVTALDPRANNFDLMYEQVKALKDGIAVDKPIYNHVTGLLDPPELIKPPKILVIEGLHPMFDERVRDLLDFSIYLDISNEVKFAWKIQRDMAERGHSLESIKASIEARKPDFDAYIDPQKQYADAVIEVLPTQLIPGDNEGKVLRVRLIMKERVKYLSPVYLFDEGSTILWIPCGRKLTCSYPGIKFLYGPETYFGHEVSVLEMDGQFDRLDELIYVESHLSNISTKFYGEVTQQMLKHADFPGSNNGTGLFQTIIGLKIRDLYEQVIVSKSKTPIEAKA